In the genome of Paenibacillus sp. FSL R5-0766, one region contains:
- a CDS encoding LacI family DNA-binding transcriptional regulator, with translation MKATIYDIAREAGVSIATVSQVINGKGKISEKRRAEIMEIMERLHYQPSAIAAALTGKQTYTLGLLVPDISNPYFAELARAVEDRSRQLGYSVVICSTDNKDERVERYLNLLQQKRVDGMMIGTGIDNAEILSPLLQQSIPVALIARHMPSLSVHTVTIDDILGGALAAEHLLELGHTRVAVLSEPSKVSSSQERVRGFRETLIKVGHTLEPNQIRESAADLSSAKKEALLLLGEKDHPTGLFCCNDIQAIGALQAAKELGLRVPEDVSIIGFDNTILASVTSPPLTTVAQPIEELGHRAVDLLIEELKDEQKEPQKIVLKPELVIRESAGRVLG, from the coding sequence ATGAAAGCAACCATATACGATATCGCACGCGAGGCGGGTGTATCCATTGCAACCGTCTCGCAGGTCATTAATGGCAAAGGCAAGATCAGTGAGAAGCGGCGAGCCGAGATTATGGAGATCATGGAACGCCTTCACTATCAACCCAGCGCGATCGCAGCTGCACTTACAGGTAAGCAGACGTATACATTGGGACTGCTCGTACCGGACATCTCAAACCCGTATTTCGCAGAACTCGCAAGAGCCGTGGAGGATCGAAGCCGTCAATTGGGTTACAGCGTGGTCATATGCAGTACGGATAATAAGGACGAGCGGGTAGAGCGTTACCTGAATCTGCTTCAGCAAAAAAGGGTCGATGGCATGATGATCGGAACCGGGATCGATAATGCCGAAATTTTGTCACCCCTCTTGCAGCAGTCTATCCCTGTCGCTTTGATTGCACGTCATATGCCATCCCTGTCGGTTCATACAGTCACCATTGACGACATACTTGGTGGAGCACTCGCAGCGGAGCATCTGCTTGAACTTGGGCACACCCGTGTAGCGGTTCTGTCGGAACCGTCCAAAGTCAGTAGCAGTCAGGAACGTGTACGTGGATTCCGTGAAACACTGATTAAGGTAGGTCATACGCTGGAACCGAATCAGATCCGAGAATCGGCAGCTGATCTGAGCTCGGCCAAAAAAGAGGCGTTACTGTTGCTCGGTGAGAAGGATCACCCGACAGGTTTGTTCTGTTGTAATGACATTCAGGCCATTGGTGCACTTCAGGCAGCCAAAGAGCTGGGCCTACGCGTGCCAGAGGATGTGTCGATTATCGGATTTGATAATACCATTCTGGCTTCGGTGACCAGTCCACCGCTTACGACCGTTGCCCAGCCAATTGAAGAACTGGGACATCGCGCTGTAGATCTGTTGATTGAAGAGTTAAAGGATGAACAAAAAGAGCCACAGAAGATTGTGCTGAAGCCCGAGCTGGTTATCCGAGAATCAGCAGGCCGTGTATTGGGCTGA
- the iolB gene encoding 5-deoxy-glucuronate isomerase yields the protein MSERIVKPVVNPEGDGTLINVTPESAGWEYVGFQVAKLAEGETLTRESGDQELCVVLLSGFANVSTREHTWDNIGKRMSVFEKIPPYSVYVSTSDQVQITARTELEIAICVAPGKGTYPARLIAPEDVGVEARGYGNLERQIHNILPEQKEADSLLVVEVFTPDGHWSSYPPHKHDRDALPDESLLEETYYFRVQPEQGFAIQRIYTDDRSVDETLAVKNGEVVLVPDGYHPVGAPPGYEVYYLNVMAGPTRTWKFHNDPDHEWLMKK from the coding sequence ATGTCAGAACGTATTGTGAAACCCGTGGTCAACCCGGAGGGAGACGGTACACTTATAAACGTAACACCGGAGTCGGCGGGGTGGGAATATGTTGGCTTTCAGGTAGCGAAGCTGGCGGAGGGGGAGACGCTAACCCGTGAGAGCGGTGATCAGGAACTCTGTGTGGTGCTTCTCAGCGGTTTCGCCAATGTAAGTACCCGGGAGCACACATGGGATAATATCGGAAAAAGAATGAGTGTTTTCGAGAAAATACCTCCGTACTCGGTCTACGTCTCAACTTCCGATCAAGTGCAGATCACAGCACGTACCGAACTGGAAATCGCTATATGTGTTGCACCCGGTAAAGGCACGTACCCGGCTCGTCTCATTGCACCGGAAGATGTAGGGGTAGAGGCACGAGGATATGGCAATCTGGAACGCCAGATTCACAATATTTTGCCGGAACAAAAAGAAGCGGACAGTTTGCTCGTTGTTGAGGTATTCACACCAGATGGGCATTGGTCCAGTTACCCGCCACATAAGCATGATCGGGACGCACTCCCGGATGAATCTTTGCTGGAAGAAACGTATTATTTCCGTGTGCAGCCTGAGCAGGGGTTTGCCATTCAGCGCATATACACGGACGATCGTTCTGTGGACGAGACGCTAGCAGTGAAAAACGGTGAAGTGGTGCTTGTTCCGGACGGATATCATCCGGTAGGCGCTCCTCCGGGGTATGAAGTCTACTATCTGAACGTGATGGCTGGACCAACCCGGACCTGGAAATTCCATAACGATCCTGACCATGAGTGGTTGATGAAAAAGTAA
- the iolD gene encoding 3D-(3,5/4)-trihydroxycyclohexane-1,2-dione acylhydrolase (decyclizing), with protein sequence MKTIRLTMAQALLRYLDQQYISVDGVETKFVKGIIGIFGHGNVTGIGEALERSPGSLTYMQGKNEQGMVHTAAAYAKQKNRRQIYACTTSIGPGALNMITAAATATVNRIPVLLLPGDNFATREPDPVLQQLEVSSDYTISATDPFKAVSKYWDRIVRPEQLMIAVTQAMRVLTDPAETGAVTLALPQDVQAEAYDYPESFFARKVHYLDRRPPVQAAIERATEQIARGSKPLLVAGGGVLYSEASAQLVEFAEAFGIPIAETQAGKSAVSWDHPLNVGAIGVTGSLAANRLAREADVVIGVGTRFSDFTTASRSAFQHPEASFININLNGMDAAKLGGEAILADAREGLQALQKELQERQYRCAYGASEIADLRAEWNAEVDRLYAAQHEAGLAQTTAVGIVNRTIDPSSVIVCAAGSLPGDLHRLWRAAEPKTYHMEYGFSCMGYEVSGAFGAALAEPDREVYAMVGDGSYLMLHSEFVTSLQEQKKMTVLLFNNNGFQCIHNLQREHGSDGFGNEFRYRESESGRLTGDYMPMDFAAHARSMGAKSYRAETAEQLEQALRDAKNETVSTLIEIPVVPGTNAGGYESWWNVGVPEVSAEEKVVHAHHTMQANRAKARPI encoded by the coding sequence ATGAAAACAATTCGATTAACGATGGCTCAGGCACTGCTTCGATACTTGGATCAGCAATATATCTCGGTTGACGGGGTGGAAACCAAGTTTGTGAAGGGAATCATCGGTATTTTTGGACATGGCAATGTAACAGGCATTGGAGAAGCGCTGGAGCGCAGTCCGGGAAGCCTGACGTATATGCAAGGCAAGAACGAACAAGGCATGGTGCATACGGCAGCGGCTTATGCCAAGCAGAAGAACCGTAGACAGATCTATGCATGTACAACATCCATTGGACCTGGTGCTTTGAATATGATTACAGCAGCAGCTACTGCAACGGTGAACCGAATTCCGGTTTTATTGCTTCCTGGAGATAACTTTGCTACACGGGAACCGGACCCGGTACTTCAGCAGTTGGAAGTGAGCAGTGATTATACAATCTCAGCCACTGATCCATTCAAAGCTGTTAGCAAGTACTGGGATCGCATTGTTCGTCCCGAACAGTTGATGATTGCTGTTACACAGGCCATGCGTGTGCTAACCGATCCAGCAGAGACGGGAGCAGTAACGCTCGCACTGCCGCAGGATGTGCAGGCAGAGGCATACGATTATCCAGAATCGTTCTTTGCTCGCAAAGTACATTATCTGGATCGTCGCCCTCCGGTACAGGCAGCCATTGAACGGGCAACGGAGCAGATTGCCCGAGGCAGTAAGCCGCTGCTCGTTGCAGGCGGCGGTGTGTTGTACTCTGAGGCGTCCGCCCAGCTCGTGGAGTTCGCCGAGGCATTTGGTATTCCGATCGCCGAGACGCAGGCGGGCAAGAGCGCAGTTTCTTGGGACCACCCACTAAATGTGGGGGCAATCGGGGTTACGGGCTCTCTGGCAGCCAATAGGCTGGCGAGAGAAGCAGACGTTGTGATCGGCGTCGGTACGCGGTTCTCGGATTTTACGACGGCGTCCCGCTCTGCTTTTCAACATCCGGAGGCTTCATTCATCAACATTAACCTGAACGGCATGGATGCCGCCAAGTTAGGCGGGGAAGCCATTCTGGCAGATGCACGCGAAGGATTGCAGGCTTTGCAGAAGGAATTGCAGGAAAGACAATACCGATGTGCATATGGCGCATCCGAAATCGCTGATCTCCGCGCTGAATGGAATGCAGAAGTGGATCGGCTGTATGCAGCTCAACATGAAGCAGGGCTGGCACAGACTACAGCAGTTGGCATCGTTAACCGGACCATTGATCCATCTTCCGTTATTGTGTGTGCGGCGGGCAGTCTGCCAGGCGATCTGCATCGTCTGTGGCGTGCGGCTGAACCAAAGACGTATCATATGGAGTATGGGTTCTCCTGTATGGGGTACGAGGTAAGTGGAGCGTTCGGAGCAGCACTTGCCGAGCCGGATCGTGAAGTGTACGCGATGGTTGGTGATGGCAGTTATTTGATGCTGCATTCGGAGTTTGTGACTAGTTTGCAGGAACAGAAGAAGATGACCGTTCTATTATTCAACAACAATGGATTCCAATGTATTCATAACTTACAGCGGGAACATGGTAGTGACGGGTTCGGCAATGAGTTCCGTTATCGGGAATCCGAGAGTGGACGACTGACCGGGGATTACATGCCAATGGACTTTGCAGCTCACGCCCGAAGCATGGGAGCCAAATCCTATAGAGCGGAGACAGCAGAACAGCTGGAACAAGCACTCCGAGATGCGAAGAACGAAACAGTGAGTACGTTGATTGAGATTCCGGTCGTGCCTGGAACCAACGCAGGTGGATACGAGTCATGGTGGAATGTGGGTGTACCTGAGGTATCTGCCGAAGAAAAGGTAGTTCATGCTCATCACACCATGCAAGCCAACCGTGCCAAAGCAAGACCGATTTAA
- a CDS encoding GNAT family N-acetyltransferase, which yields MMIDRQEYNIKGLSYSIRSAEEKDAEALSLLRVQIDGETENMDREEGEAYIDAAGFRRIIHLDTEKSRNLFLVAVAAGEIVGYSRCEGTELKRFCHKVEFGVCVAREFWGHGIGKNLLEKSIEWADQTGVEKIALNVLASNDKAIELYQKRGFGIEGILKRDRRHTDGQYHDTIVMGRYQD from the coding sequence ATGATGATCGATCGGCAGGAATATAACATTAAAGGCTTATCTTACTCCATTAGATCAGCAGAGGAAAAGGATGCTGAGGCCTTGTCTTTACTACGTGTACAAATCGATGGGGAAACCGAGAACATGGATCGTGAAGAGGGTGAGGCGTATATCGACGCAGCCGGGTTTAGGCGGATCATCCATTTGGACACTGAGAAGTCACGGAATCTGTTCCTTGTTGCTGTGGCGGCGGGCGAGATTGTGGGATACTCCCGATGTGAAGGTACAGAGTTGAAGCGCTTTTGCCATAAAGTTGAGTTCGGCGTGTGTGTAGCCCGAGAGTTCTGGGGACATGGGATTGGTAAGAACCTGCTGGAGAAGTCGATAGAATGGGCAGACCAGACTGGTGTAGAGAAGATTGCGTTGAACGTGCTGGCATCCAACGATAAGGCAATCGAGTTATATCAGAAGAGAGGCTTCGGGATCGAAGGCATTTTGAAAAGGGATCGGCGACACACGGATGGACAATATCACGACACGATAGTGATGGGCAGGTACCAAGACTAA
- the iolG gene encoding inositol 2-dehydrogenase — protein MGKDKVRIGIIGAGRIGKIHADNLLRNPHAEIVGISDLFAGPELEAWASSRGIPVVTTDSSQLISMPNVDAVLICSSTDTHVPLIEQAAQAGKHIFCEKPVSMDLAQTQAAVAAVQKAGVKLQIGFNRRFDHNFRRIRAHVQDGTIGDPHIIKITSRDPSPPPAEYIRVSGGIFMDMMIHDFDMARYLSGSEVEEVYAQGNVLINPVFAEHGDVDTAIVTMTFANGAIGVIDNSRQAVYGYDQRVEVFGSMGSAAAANDHPNTAEISTAAGLMRDKPLHFFLERYNEAYVQETALFIDAIIHDTPVIVNGHDAVQAERIALAAKMSMERGRPVKLSEVPGVSLESQTATP, from the coding sequence ATGGGCAAGGACAAAGTGAGAATTGGCATCATCGGGGCTGGACGGATCGGCAAAATTCATGCAGACAATCTCCTGCGCAACCCGCATGCCGAGATTGTGGGAATCAGTGACTTGTTTGCAGGTCCTGAATTGGAGGCTTGGGCCTCCAGTCGTGGCATCCCTGTTGTAACAACGGATAGCAGCCAGTTGATCTCGATGCCTAATGTAGACGCGGTGCTGATCTGTTCTTCAACTGATACACATGTGCCGCTAATCGAACAGGCCGCTCAGGCGGGCAAACATATCTTCTGCGAGAAGCCGGTCAGCATGGATCTGGCACAGACCCAAGCGGCAGTAGCGGCAGTTCAGAAGGCCGGTGTAAAGCTGCAAATTGGATTTAACCGCCGCTTCGATCACAACTTCAGACGGATACGTGCGCATGTGCAGGATGGTACGATTGGTGATCCGCATATTATCAAAATTACTTCTCGCGACCCGAGTCCACCGCCTGCGGAGTATATCCGGGTATCTGGCGGAATCTTCATGGACATGATGATCCACGATTTTGACATGGCACGGTATCTGTCCGGGAGTGAAGTGGAAGAAGTATACGCTCAGGGCAACGTGCTGATCAATCCGGTTTTTGCGGAACATGGTGACGTGGATACAGCGATTGTAACGATGACGTTTGCCAATGGAGCGATTGGTGTCATTGATAACAGTCGTCAGGCTGTATATGGGTATGACCAGCGTGTTGAAGTGTTTGGCTCGATGGGCAGCGCCGCAGCGGCGAATGATCATCCAAATACGGCTGAGATCAGTACAGCGGCCGGGCTTATGCGCGACAAACCGTTACACTTTTTCCTGGAACGCTACAATGAAGCATATGTACAGGAGACAGCCCTCTTTATCGATGCAATCATTCATGATACACCGGTTATCGTTAATGGCCACGATGCAGTACAGGCAGAACGAATTGCACTGGCAGCAAAAATGTCCATGGAGCGGGGAAGACCTGTGAAGCTGAGTGAAGTCCCTGGGGTGTCACTGGAATCGCAAACGGCAACGCCATAG
- the iolC gene encoding 5-dehydro-2-deoxygluconokinase — protein sequence MTYVSFPVSRKKDFTAIGRLCIDLNANEINRPMEETMTFTKYVGGSPANITIGMSRLGMETAFIGKIAGDQMGRFIQSYLEKNGIDTSNVVTDDTGAVTGLAFTEIKSPTDCSILMYRDNVADLLLQAQEVQEQLIADSKVLLISGTALAQSPSREAVLQALTYAKKHGTVIVFDLDYRPYTWTSDEETAVYYNLAAEKCDIILGTREEFDMMETFDHNPDHSDQVTAQKWFDFSANIVVIKHGKEGSIAYTREGLSHRADSYPAKVVKTFGAGDSYAAGFLYGLMQGWTIERSMAYGSGAASIVISSHSCSDAMPTVEQVNDYIERCNRGEITVS from the coding sequence ATGACTTACGTATCCTTTCCGGTATCCAGGAAGAAGGATTTCACCGCGATTGGTCGCTTGTGCATCGACTTGAACGCCAATGAGATCAATCGCCCGATGGAAGAGACGATGACGTTCACGAAGTATGTTGGCGGCTCTCCGGCCAATATTACGATTGGCATGTCCAGACTGGGTATGGAGACGGCTTTTATCGGTAAGATCGCGGGTGACCAGATGGGCAGATTCATCCAGAGTTATTTGGAGAAGAACGGCATCGACACATCAAATGTAGTTACAGATGACACCGGAGCAGTGACAGGGCTTGCTTTTACCGAAATCAAAAGCCCAACGGATTGCAGTATCCTGATGTACCGGGACAATGTAGCTGATCTGTTATTACAGGCGCAAGAGGTGCAAGAGCAGTTGATTGCTGACTCTAAAGTGCTGCTAATCTCAGGCACAGCCCTCGCGCAGAGCCCATCCCGTGAAGCCGTATTACAGGCACTAACGTATGCGAAAAAACATGGCACAGTTATTGTGTTTGATCTGGATTATCGCCCATACACATGGACATCGGACGAAGAGACAGCGGTGTATTATAACCTCGCAGCCGAGAAATGCGATATCATCCTTGGCACACGTGAAGAGTTCGACATGATGGAGACATTCGACCACAATCCGGATCATAGCGATCAGGTGACTGCACAGAAATGGTTTGATTTCTCAGCGAATATTGTAGTAATCAAACACGGCAAGGAAGGGTCCATTGCTTATACGCGTGAAGGACTTTCCCACCGTGCGGACAGCTATCCGGCAAAAGTGGTCAAAACTTTTGGGGCAGGCGATTCCTACGCAGCCGGGTTCCTGTATGGATTGATGCAGGGCTGGACAATTGAGCGCAGTATGGCCTATGGCAGTGGCGCAGCAAGTATCGTCATTTCAAGCCACAGCTGTTCGGATGCGATGCCAACAGTAGAACAGGTGAATGATTACATCGAACGTTGCAATCGGGGCGAGATTACCGTGTCTTGA
- the iolE gene encoding myo-inosose-2 dehydratase has translation MSKLPFQLGIHPINWVGEDVKEHGDATTCAQILDDIQRLGLTGTEMGRKYPTDPAILREELSKRNINLVSQWKSVLFSDPAYRQSELDSYRKHAEFLQSMGSKVISTAEVGGSLHFDPRRTPNEKEVLRLSESEWHILVEGLNEAGAIAREHGLKLTYHHHGGTVVEQPDEIDRLMELTDPSLVYLLYDTGHAYYGGADPLELLRKHYDRIAYIHLKDIRPHVLDEARAEQSDFVGCIRRGVFTVPGDGCIDFAPILQELITRGYDGWAMLEGEQDPAIHNPYEYAKRSLNYMESLYQHS, from the coding sequence ATGAGCAAGCTGCCATTCCAGCTTGGGATTCATCCGATCAATTGGGTCGGTGAAGATGTGAAGGAGCATGGTGACGCGACAACGTGTGCACAGATTCTGGATGACATTCAGCGTCTTGGGCTGACAGGTACAGAGATGGGACGTAAATATCCTACCGATCCTGCTATATTGCGTGAGGAATTGAGTAAAAGGAATATCAATCTGGTCTCCCAGTGGAAATCCGTACTTTTCTCCGACCCGGCGTATCGTCAGTCGGAGCTGGACAGCTATCGCAAACATGCGGAATTTCTGCAATCCATGGGCAGTAAGGTAATCAGTACGGCAGAGGTAGGCGGGTCACTTCATTTTGATCCAAGACGGACACCGAATGAAAAAGAAGTGCTCAGACTCAGCGAATCTGAATGGCATATCCTCGTTGAAGGGTTGAACGAAGCAGGAGCTATTGCCCGCGAACATGGGTTGAAGCTTACGTATCATCATCATGGAGGCACGGTGGTAGAGCAACCGGATGAGATTGATCGACTGATGGAGCTGACAGACCCTTCTCTCGTGTATCTGCTCTATGATACTGGTCATGCCTACTATGGCGGAGCCGATCCACTTGAACTGCTGCGCAAACATTATGATCGGATCGCCTATATCCATCTGAAAGATATCCGCCCGCATGTGCTGGATGAAGCACGCGCGGAGCAGTCTGACTTTGTCGGCTGTATTCGTAGAGGAGTGTTCACTGTACCAGGCGATGGATGCATTGATTTTGCACCAATTCTACAAGAACTGATCACACGAGGGTACGATGGCTGGGCGATGCTTGAAGGAGAGCAGGACCCTGCGATTCATAACCCATATGAGTATGCGAAGCGATCTTTGAACTATATGGAGTCGTTATACCAACACAGCTGA
- a CDS encoding CoA-acylating methylmalonate-semialdehyde dehydrogenase: MGKGISEASATATMVQNWIGGAWVTPASTRTEPVVNPATEEVIAHVPLSEQADVDLAVQTAREAFKSWSSTPVPRRARILFRYQQLLVEHWEELARLVTLENGKSYAEAYGEVLRGIECVEFAAGAPNLMMGKQLPDIATGLESGMYRYPIGVIGGITPFNFPMMVPCWMFPLAIACGNTFVLKPSERTPLLAGRLAELFKEAGLPDGVLNIVHGAHDVVNGLLEHKDVQAISFVGSQPVAEYVYTTASKHGKRVQALAGAKNHSIVMPDADLDLTVKEITSAAFGSAGERCMACAVVVAVGDVADELVQKLVEAADRISIGNGMDEGVFLGPVIRGPHKERTLSYIEAGEQEGAALIRDGRKDQATGESGYFVGPTVFDQVDSNMKIWQDEIFAPVLSVARVSTLEEAVELANRSDFANGACLFTRSGASMRQFRETIDAGMLGINLGVPAPMAFFPFSGWKKSFYGDLHANGTDGVEFYTRKKMVTARW, translated from the coding sequence ATGGGAAAAGGAATTTCTGAAGCGTCTGCAACAGCGACAATGGTACAAAACTGGATCGGAGGTGCCTGGGTAACCCCAGCGTCAACTCGCACGGAGCCAGTGGTGAATCCGGCTACAGAAGAGGTTATTGCACATGTGCCACTGTCCGAACAAGCGGACGTGGATCTGGCGGTTCAGACAGCACGAGAAGCGTTCAAATCCTGGAGCAGCACACCGGTTCCACGCCGTGCACGTATTCTATTCCGCTACCAGCAGTTGCTGGTTGAACATTGGGAAGAGCTAGCTCGCCTGGTGACGCTGGAGAACGGTAAAAGTTATGCCGAAGCGTACGGCGAGGTATTGCGTGGCATTGAATGCGTCGAGTTCGCGGCTGGTGCTCCGAATCTGATGATGGGCAAACAACTGCCTGATATCGCGACAGGACTGGAGTCGGGCATGTACCGCTACCCAATCGGCGTAATTGGGGGGATTACCCCATTCAACTTCCCGATGATGGTGCCGTGCTGGATGTTCCCGCTGGCTATTGCGTGTGGTAACACCTTTGTCTTGAAGCCGTCCGAGCGTACACCGCTGCTGGCAGGCCGCTTGGCAGAGCTGTTCAAGGAAGCGGGGCTTCCGGACGGTGTGCTCAACATCGTTCACGGTGCGCATGATGTCGTGAACGGGTTGCTGGAACATAAGGATGTTCAAGCGATCTCCTTTGTCGGATCACAACCTGTAGCTGAATACGTCTACACTACTGCATCCAAGCATGGCAAACGGGTACAGGCACTGGCTGGTGCCAAAAACCACTCCATCGTTATGCCGGACGCCGATCTGGATTTAACCGTGAAAGAGATTACCAGTGCAGCCTTTGGCTCAGCAGGGGAACGTTGCATGGCATGTGCGGTTGTTGTGGCTGTGGGTGATGTGGCTGACGAACTGGTACAAAAGCTGGTGGAAGCTGCAGACCGCATTAGCATTGGTAACGGCATGGATGAGGGCGTGTTCCTCGGTCCTGTCATCCGTGGACCACATAAAGAGCGTACACTCAGTTACATTGAAGCCGGAGAGCAGGAAGGCGCGGCATTGATTCGGGATGGACGTAAGGATCAGGCGACAGGTGAATCCGGTTATTTTGTAGGGCCTACGGTATTCGACCAAGTTGATAGCAATATGAAAATTTGGCAGGATGAGATCTTTGCTCCGGTACTCTCGGTGGCAAGAGTGTCTACGCTGGAGGAAGCCGTTGAGCTGGCGAACCGTTCCGACTTTGCCAACGGGGCGTGTCTGTTCACCCGCAGCGGAGCGAGTATGCGTCAATTCCGTGAAACGATTGATGCGGGCATGTTGGGTATTAACCTAGGCGTACCTGCACCAATGGCATTCTTCCCGTTTTCGGGCTGGAAGAAGTCCTTCTATGGTGATCTTCACGCCAATGGCACGGATGGTGTTGAATTCTACACTCGCAAGAAGATGGTAACGGCGCGCTGGTAA